The following proteins are encoded in a genomic region of Oncorhynchus keta strain PuntledgeMale-10-30-2019 chromosome 35, Oket_V2, whole genome shotgun sequence:
- the LOC118368632 gene encoding actin filament-associated protein 1 isoform X2 — protein MDRNGKAMEELVCELRLFLDLLDREYLSSGVREKKMLISNILLRVLNANEPSFKSEIHSSLPAPPQMPLPEIPQPWLPPDNGPPPLPSSSLPEGYYEEAVPLSPGKAPEYITSNYDSDQMSSSYESYDEEEEDGKGRGKKMRHQWPSEEASMDLVKDARICAFLLRKKRFGQWTKLLCVIKDNKLLCYKSSKDQAPQMELVLSGCSITHVPKDGKKKKHELKIVHQGADALVLAVQSKEQAEEWLKVMREVCSNGGDSDGAGAGSPVHKPDLEKKVSCDRPSSDGEPPHENGHTVTDCKDQGKGKKDSQKSQKGGTLGKGAGKKITKIIGLGKKKPSTDEQTSSAEEDIPTCGYLNVMSNNRWRERWCRLKDNQLLLHKDRADLKTHMASLPLRGCEVSPGLDSKHPFAFRLLRNGQEVAVLEASSSESMGRWLGVLLAETGSTTDPAALHYDYIDVETTANVIQLAKQSFCFTSKRVVSPNPYLDNPVNGYACPSGMALHYDDVPINGTDPEALYSSPATGGRRLREEVLYEDADLYENMPSPKLAARYSPKPSRLASSSSHCKTPGPVKSKFLSSSSSANTNTKAGTQLKGKKAPVTNGTASKQKVDKNQAKKTNGTTSGASVKRNNSSAEQYKYGKNRVEADAKRLQAKEEELMRRKQDIRNRLTQLKKDRKDLRTAMEASTGKRSAASLVERLKKVEDECKLKEDERVSLELELTEVKESLKKALSGGVTLGLTIEPKSGTSSPQSPVLLRRTLENSPISSCDTSDTESCSTLPVNSASLLRRTANQKPSTVRGHVLRKAKEWEMKTGT, from the exons CCTCCAGACAACgggcctcctcctctccccagctcGTCTCTCCCAGAAGGCTACTATGAAGAGGCCGTCCCCCTCAGTCCTGGAAAAGCCCCAGAATACATCACCTCCA ACTACGATTCGGACCAGATGAGCAGTTCGTATGAGTCGtatgacgaggaggaggaggacgggaaggggagagggaagaagatGCGACACCAGTGGCCTAGTGAGGAGGCCTCCATGGATCTCGTCAAGGACGCACGCATCTGTGCCTTCTTGCTGCGCAAGAAACGCTTCGGCCAGTGGACCAAGCTGCTCTGtgtcatcaaggacaacaagcTGCTG tgcTACAAGTCATCTAAAGACCAGGCGCCCCAGATGGAGCTAGTGTTATCAGGCTGCAGCATCACACACGTCCCCAAGGACGGCAAGAAGAAGAAACACGAGTTGAAGATAGTGCACCAGGGAGCAGATGCCTTGGTCCTGGCCGTGCAGAGCAAAGAGCAGGCTGAGGAGTGGCTCAAG gtGATGAGGGAGGTGTGCAGCAACGGAGGGGACTCAGATGGAGCAGGCGCCGGGTCTCCTGTACACAAGCCCGACCTGGAGAAG AAGGTGTCATGTGATAGGCCGAGCTCAGATGGCGAGCCGCCCCATGAGAACGGACACACCGTCACCGACTGTAAGGACCAAG gtaaaGGAAAGAAGGACTCTCAGAAGAGTCAGAAGGGAGGCACGCTGGGAAAAGGGGCGGGAAAGAAGATAACTAAGATCATTGGCCTGGGCAAAAAGAAGCCGTCCACTGACGAACAGACATCTTCAGCCGAGGAGGACATACCCACCTGTG GCTACCTGAACGTGATGTCCAACAACCGCTGGCGTGAGCGTTGGTGTCGTCTGAAGGACAACCAGCTGTTGCTCCATAAGGACCGCGCTGACCTGAAGACCCATATGGCCAGCCTGCCCCTCCGAGGCTGCGAGGTCAGCCCCGGGCTGGACTCCAAACACCCCTTCGCCTTCCGCCTGCTCCGCAATGGACAGGAGGTGGCTGTACTGGAG gcATCCTCCTCGGAGAGTATGGGTCGGTGGTTGGGGGTGCTGCTCGCTGAGACTGGTTCCACCACAGACCCTGCTGCCCTGCACTACGACTACATAGACGTAGAGACTACCGCTAACGTGATCCAGCTGGCCAAGCAGTCCTTCTg CTTCACTAGTAAACGCGTTGTATCTCCCAACCCCTATCTGGACAACCCTGTGAACGGTTATGCCTGCCCCTCTGGAATGGCACTGCACTATGATGATGTGCCCATCAATGGAacg GACCCAGAGGCGTTATACTCCAGCCCTGCCACCGGAGGGCGACGTCTGAGAGAGGAGGTGTTGTATGAGGATGCTGACCTCTATGAGAACATGCCTTCGCCCAAGCTGGCCGCCCGCTACTCCCCCAAGCCCAGCCGCCTAGCCTCTTCCTCCAGCCACTGCAAAACCCCTGGCCCTGTTAAATCCaaattcctctcctcctcttcctcagctaacactaacactaaagCCGGTACTCAG CTGAAGGGAAAGAAGGCCCCAGTGACCAATGGGACAGCATCTAAACAGAAGGTGGACAAGAACCAGGCCAAGAAGACCAATGGAACAACCAGTGGAGCATCTGTGAAACGCAACAACTCCA gcGCAGAGCAGTATAAGTATGGTAAGAACCGCGTGGAGGCGGACGCAAAGCGGCTGCAGGCTAAAGAGGAGGAGCTGATGAGGAGGAAGCAGGACATCAGGAACCGTCTGACCCAGCTGAAGAAGGACCGGAAAGACCTGCGCACCGCCATGGAGGCCAGCACCG gtaAGCGTTCCGCTGCGTCTCTGGTGGAGCGGCTGAAGAAGGTGGAGGACGAGTGCAAGCTGAAGGAGGACGAGAGGGTGAGCCTGGAGCTGGAGCTGACGGAGGTCAAGGAGAGTCTGAAGAAGGCCCTGAGTGGAGGAGTCACCCTGGGACTCACCATTGAGCCCAAGTCTGGCACCTCCAGCCCGCAG TCCCCAGTGTTGCTGAGGCGTACCCTAGAGAACTCTCCCATCTCCAGCTGTGACACCAGCGACACAGAGAGCTGTTCTACTCTGCCCGTCAACAGCGCCTCCCTCCTCCGCAGGACGGCCAATCAGAAACCCTCGACCGTCCGCGGCCACGTCCTCAGGAAGGCCAAG GAATGGGAGATGAAGACGGGCACATAA